A single Apostichopus japonicus isolate 1M-3 chromosome 11, ASM3797524v1, whole genome shotgun sequence DNA region contains:
- the LOC139976405 gene encoding uncharacterized protein, translating into MLAVKRALESFHRNLQNTATTVFTDNTTVVAYINRQGGTHSERLCQLAWEVVMRARDSGMTLRVSHIAGKLNVMADALSRGQMDPNEWALSQETCNRIFRVLGRPMVDLFATAENAKLQIFCSRQFHPRAHHIDALSFPWDNLEAYA; encoded by the coding sequence ATGTTGGCTGTCAAACGTGCCCTAGAGTCGTTCCACAGAAACCTGCAGAACACAGCGACCACCGTCTTTACGGACAATACCACCGTGGTAGCTTACATAAACAGGCAAGGGGGCACCCACTCCGAGAGACTATGTCAGCTGGCCTGGGAAGTCGTAATGAGAGCCAGGGACTCCGGCATGACACTACGAGTATCCCACATAGCCGGCAAACTaaatgtgatggccgatgcCCTGTCCAGAGGACAGATGGACCCCAACGAGTGGGCACTGTCCCAAGAAACATGCAACAGGATCTTCAGAGTCCTCGGCAGACCGATGGTGGACCTGTTTGCAACGGCGGAGAACGCCAAACTTCAGATCTTCTGCTCCAGGCAATTCCACCCCAGGGCGCACCACATCGACGCCCTGTCCTTTCCATGGGACAATCTGGAAGCCTACGCCTGA